A stretch of Melospiza georgiana isolate bMelGeo1 unplaced genomic scaffold, bMelGeo1.pri scaffold_29, whole genome shotgun sequence DNA encodes these proteins:
- the LOC131096491 gene encoding serine/threonine-protein kinase pim-1-like, protein MGRAMPPARPRPRAGLPRARPRPSRRGLASARLWPCWRWRCWAGISAWCGGGIAALRLRLAPARPRTRRRVQSRPRPRLLPGPAEHTRGAAAPAASAAASPARAPALGSAASGPELSGPGAGGDAGPGAGEGRSEVVAGPGPSADSRVPPAGTAQEALQERYRLGSLLGRGGFGCVFAATRLSDGAPVAIKRVPRDRIRHWGELPDGTSAPLEIVLLAKVSCGCGGVIQLLEWLELPDSFLLVLERPERCQELSGFLAERGFLPEEEARELFRQVLEAVRHCTSCGVLHRDIKPENVLLDLASGQLKLIDFGCGAFLQDTAYTQFAGTLSYSPPEWIQHQRYHGEAATIWSLGLLLCHLVMGKHPFRRGQEIIQGRILFPRWLSQECQDVIKRCLSMQPSDRPSLEDLFCHPWVKGVTLP, encoded by the exons ATGGGCCGGGCcatgcccccggcccgcccccggccccgggcggggctgccccgtgcccggccccggccgtccCGCCGCGGTCTCGCCTCCGCCCGGCTCTGGCCGTGCTGGCGGTGGCGCTGCTGGGCGGGCATCAGTGCCTGGTGCGGGGGCGGCATCGCCGCCCTTCGGCTCCGCCtggccccagcccggccccggacCCGACGCAGGGTCCAGTCCCgaccccggccccggctcctcccggggcCCGCGGAGCACACCCgcggcgcggccgctcccgccgcttCCGCTGCGGCTTCCCCGGCCCGAGCTCCGGCGCTCGGCAGCGCGGCCTCCGGCCCCGAGCTGTCGGGGCCCGGGGCGGGTGGGGAtgccgggcccggggcgggtGAGGGGCGCTCGGAGGTCGTTGCTGGCCCCGGGCCGAGCGCTGACAGCCGCGTCCCGCCCGCAGGGACGGcgcaggaggccctgcaggagcgGTACCGGCTGGGATCGCTGCTGGGGCGCGGCGGCTTCGGCTGCGTCTTCGCAGCCACGCGGCTCTCGGACGGCGCCCCG GTGGCAATCAAACGCGTGCCGAGGGATCGCATCCGGCACTGGGGCGAGCTG cccgaCGGCACCAGCGCACCCCTGGAGAtcgtgctgctggccaaggtgtcctgtggctgtggCGGTGTCATTCAGCTGCTGGAGTGGCTTGAGCTCCCCGACAGcttcctgctggtgctggagcgTCCGGAGCGGTGCCAGGAGCTCTCGGGTTTTCTGGCGGAGCGGGGGTTCCTGCCGGAGGAGGAGGCGCGGGAGCTGTTCcgccaggtgctggaggccgtGCGGCACTGCACCAGCTGCGGGGTCCTGCACCGGGACATTAAGCCCGAGAATGTCCTGCTCGACCTGGCCAGCGGGCAGCTGAAACTGATTGACTTTGGCTGTGGCGCCTTCCTCCAAGACACAGCCTACACCCAATTTGCAG GAACCCTGTCCTACAGCCCACCAGAGTGGATCCAGCACCAACGCTACCACGGCGAGGCAGCCACGATCTGGTCCCTTGGCCTCCTGCTGTGCCACCTGGTCATGGGGAAGCACCCGTTCAGGAGGGGCCAGGAGATCATCCAGGGGCGGATCTTGTTCCCACGATGGCTCTCTCAAG AGTGCCAGGATGTCATTAAGAGGTGTTTGTCCATGCAACCCTCGGACAGGCCATCCTTAGAAGATCTTTTCTGTCATCCTTGGGTGAAGGGTGTTACTCTGCCCTAG
- the LOC131096466 gene encoding olfactory receptor 14A16-like, protein MSNSSSISHFLLLALADTRQLQLLHFCLLLGISLAALLGNGLIISAVACGHHLHTPMYFFLLNLALSDLGSICTTVPKAMHNSLWDTRDISYTGCAAQVFLIFFFLSAEYFLLTIMCYDRYVSICKPLHYGTLLGSRACAHMAAAAWASAFLNALLHTANTFSLPLCHGNALGQFFCEIPQILKLSCSKSYLRELGLIAVSVCLVFGCFVFIVFSYVQIFRAVLRIPSEQGRHKAFSSCLPHLAVVSLFLSTSTFYYLKPPSMSSPSLDLALSVLYSVVPPALNPLIYSLRNQELKAAVWRLRTGWFQKH, encoded by the coding sequence atgtccaacagcagctccatcagtcacttcctcctgctggcattggcagacacgcggcagctgcagctcctgcacttctgcctgttgctgggcatctccctggctgccctcctgggcaacggcctcatcatcagcgccgtagcctgcggccaccacctgcacacacccatgtacttcttcctgctcaacctggccctcagcgacctgggctccatctgcaccactgtccccaaagccatgcacaattccctctgggacaccagggacatctcctacactggatgtgctgcccaagtctttctgattttcttcttcctgtcaGCAGAGTATttcctcctgaccatcatgtgctacgaccgctacgtgtccatctgcaaacccctgcactacgggaccctcctgggcagcagagcttgtgcccacatggcagcagctgcctgggccagtgcctttctcaatgctctgctgcacacagccaatacattttccctgcccctgtgccatggtaATGCcttgggccagttcttctgtgaaatcccacagatcctcaagctctcctgctccaaatcctaccTCCGGGAACTTGGGCTCATCGCAGTTAGTGTCTGTTTGgtatttggttgttttgtgttcattgttttctcctatgtgcagatcttcagggctgtgctgaggatcccctctgagcagggacggcacaaagccttttccagctgcctccctcacctggccgtgGTCTCCCTATTCCTCAGCACTAGTACATTTTATTATCTTaagcccccctccatgtcctccccatccctggatctggccctgtcagttctgtactcggtggtgcctccagccctgaaccccctcatctacagcctgaggaaccaggagctcaaggctgcagtgtggagactgagGACTGGATGGTTTCAGAAGCATTAA